In Microbulbifer sp. GL-2, the following are encoded in one genomic region:
- a CDS encoding SIMPL domain-containing protein, which yields MKFIVSALSLVMSLAVTANPVPDFPFVIVTEKLEREVKPDVVKVRFSILTYEQSSNRAMEQLTKFSALMLEALKKHGVPTSSLESTQIDKNTKRARKDGAYNLEVLGYEVQQGFNLRLTNLDKYPSLMNELIRLDGVQNIDALFETSKEEEYKEKMITELSAKARKKANALAQAQSRKVKSVYGITTEENFGQAYAIFSLEYNPQEYALAMAPNSYGMDLVMAVPEYIKVGQRITAIYELN from the coding sequence ATGAAATTTATTGTCTCGGCCTTATCACTTGTTATGTCATTGGCAGTTACTGCAAATCCGGTACCTGACTTCCCGTTCGTTATTGTCACGGAGAAACTTGAGCGGGAAGTAAAGCCCGATGTGGTAAAAGTACGCTTTAGTATATTGACTTATGAACAATCCTCTAATAGAGCTATGGAGCAATTAACAAAATTTTCAGCGCTGATGTTGGAGGCTCTTAAAAAGCATGGGGTACCCACTTCAAGTTTAGAGTCAACCCAAATTGATAAAAACACAAAGCGAGCTAGAAAAGACGGAGCTTATAATTTGGAAGTTTTGGGTTATGAGGTACAGCAAGGATTCAATTTGAGATTAACGAACCTCGATAAATACCCCAGCCTTATGAATGAACTGATCCGGCTAGATGGTGTTCAAAATATAGATGCACTCTTTGAGACGTCTAAAGAAGAAGAGTACAAAGAGAAAATGATAACTGAGCTTAGTGCAAAAGCTCGGAAAAAAGCTAATGCTCTTGCCCAAGCCCAATCTAGAAAGGTGAAAAGTGTATACGGTATAACTACAGAGGAAAACTTTGGTCAGGCGTACGCTATATTTTCCTTAGAGTACAACCCCCAAGAATATGCACTGGCTATGGCCCCAAATTCTTACGGTATGGACTTAGTTATGGCGGTACCGGAATATATTAAAGTGGGCCAAAGAATTACCGCAATATATGAACTTAACTAG
- a CDS encoding DUF4279 domain-containing protein: MIDSKKYVSIAIQELRQPTFEITKQYLQVMEVELENEVPRVARIDLDHINDSIAVYFFIKEEQFFIVVNLSKGDTPQVEWVWIESGHRVYLTATSEALGYDELSSYLPYNSLTGWSKGDIDKSGKRVYKFSRVSYEPIVNEAYGLEEKLLNLLIDLERSSGAIRKLVENSKAYISICRHQYISANAGIHLDLEILHRLSSLNLELDVDTYITGNEIE; the protein is encoded by the coding sequence ATGATAGATTCAAAAAAATATGTATCTATAGCCATTCAGGAATTAAGGCAGCCTACATTTGAGATTACGAAGCAATACCTTCAAGTTATGGAGGTTGAGCTTGAAAACGAAGTTCCTCGTGTAGCGAGGATTGATTTAGACCATATCAATGACTCTATTGCCGTTTATTTTTTTATAAAGGAAGAGCAATTTTTTATCGTAGTAAACCTTTCTAAAGGGGATACTCCACAAGTGGAGTGGGTATGGATTGAGTCTGGTCACCGGGTATATTTAACAGCTACATCGGAAGCATTGGGATACGATGAGTTGTCGAGCTACCTTCCATATAATTCCCTAACTGGCTGGTCTAAAGGTGATATTGATAAAAGTGGAAAGAGAGTATACAAATTTTCGAGAGTTTCTTACGAGCCGATCGTAAATGAAGCATATGGTCTTGAGGAGAAGCTGCTTAATTTACTTATAGATTTAGAAAGGTCATCAGGAGCGATTCGCAAGTTAGTTGAAAATTCAAAAGCCTATATTTCTATCTGTAGGCATCAATATATAAGCGCAAATGCGGGTATTCACCTGGATCTAGAAATATTACATCGACTCAGCTCGCTCAACTTGGAACTAGATGTTGATACTTATATAACTGGAAATGAAATCGAGTAG
- a CDS encoding transposase, giving the protein MTRPNKPTKTTRKQYPEEYRKDALALALKVGVSVAAKQLGLHPSQIYGWRSKAKLHQSRGDSERELATENARLKRQLAEQAEELAILKKAAAYFAKSLK; this is encoded by the coding sequence ATGACAAGACCAAATAAACCAACCAAAACCACTCGTAAACAATACCCAGAGGAGTATAGAAAAGATGCCCTAGCCCTGGCACTCAAGGTCGGAGTAAGCGTTGCCGCTAAACAGCTTGGGTTGCATCCTTCCCAGATTTACGGATGGCGCAGTAAGGCTAAGCTACATCAGAGCCGAGGAGATTCCGAGAGAGAGCTGGCCACAGAGAATGCTCGACTTAAGCGGCAGCTGGCTGAGCAGGCAGAGGAGCTGGCGATCTTAAAAAAGGCCGCAGCGTACTTTGCAAAGAGCCTGAAATGA
- a CDS encoding DUF4262 domain-containing protein has protein sequence MDERDQKALDDIEEYGCHVLNVMEGDGEPSFTYSIGINKQQNKPDVLIMGLKSELAHSMANNYKNRLLEGEVFEPGKYYSDFLGDFDVCFVKVAKRHFEEYFGWGLWLHDGDDFEVLQMIWPTTDGVWPWNENKSDYYKWAQPILNDDGLLKEI, from the coding sequence ATGGATGAGAGAGATCAAAAGGCACTTGATGATATTGAAGAATATGGATGCCATGTTCTTAATGTGATGGAAGGAGATGGTGAGCCTTCATTTACATATTCTATCGGCATAAATAAGCAGCAAAATAAGCCTGATGTTCTAATTATGGGGCTAAAGTCTGAGCTAGCTCATTCTATGGCGAATAACTATAAAAATCGACTTCTTGAGGGCGAAGTCTTTGAACCAGGGAAGTATTATTCAGACTTTCTTGGTGACTTTGATGTGTGTTTTGTAAAAGTAGCAAAAAGACACTTTGAAGAGTACTTTGGGTGGGGGCTGTGGCTGCATGATGGAGACGATTTTGAAGTACTTCAGATGATATGGCCTACTACCGATGGGGTTTGGCCTTGGAATGAAAATAAATCAGATTATTACAAGTGGGCACAACCAATTCTAAACGATGATGGATTGCTTAAAGAAATTTAA
- a CDS encoding IS3 family transposase (programmed frameshift) encodes MTRSSKPTKTTRKQYSDEYRKDALALALKVGVSVAAKQLGLHPSQIYGWRSKAQLHQSRGDAERELATENARLKRQLAEQAEELAIFKKGRSVLCKEPEMRYAFMQKHRHEFSIKAMAKVLGVSRSGFYNWVSRSADQSKYQQYRMQLDSLVQQRFIASKERSGAPRLTKELASEGSKYNQKTIAASMHRQGLRAKAGRRYKATTYSKHGLPVAPNLLEQNFNAEAPNQKWAGDITYLRTEEGWLYLAVVIDLYSRLVIGWAMSETMTATLVCDALQMALWRRKKPTNVIVHTDRGSQYCSKDYQSLITAYDLRCSMSAKGNCYDNACAETFFHSLKVEAIHGNRFPTRRLMRETVFEYIEIDYNRNRLHSANGYLSPEAFEEQLVA; translated from the exons ATGACAAGATCAAGTAAACCAACCAAAACCACTCGTAAACAATACTCAGATGAGTATAGAAAAGATGCTCTGGCACTGGCGCTCAAGGTCGGGGTAAGCGTTGCCGCTAAACAGCTTGGGTTGCATCCTTCCCAGATTTACGGATGGCGAAGTAAGGCTCAGTTACATCAGAGCCGAGGGGATGCCGAGAGAGAGCTGGCGACAGAAAATGCTCGACTTAAGCGGCAGCTGGCTGAGCAGGCAGAGGAGCTGGCGATCT TTAAAAAAGGCCGCAGCGTACTTTGCAAAGAGCCTGAAATGAGGTACGCCTTCATGCAAAAGCACAGGCATGAATTCAGCATCAAAGCGATGGCCAAGGTATTGGGCGTATCTCGCAGTGGCTTTTATAACTGGGTGTCAAGATCGGCTGACCAATCCAAGTACCAGCAGTACCGAATGCAGCTCGATAGCTTGGTACAGCAGCGCTTTATAGCCAGCAAAGAACGTAGCGGCGCCCCTCGTCTGACGAAGGAGTTGGCCAGTGAGGGGAGTAAATATAACCAGAAAACAATTGCTGCCAGCATGCATCGACAGGGCCTACGGGCTAAAGCAGGCAGGAGATATAAAGCCACAACCTACTCAAAACATGGTCTGCCAGTAGCTCCAAATTTGCTCGAGCAGAACTTTAATGCTGAAGCGCCGAATCAGAAATGGGCTGGGGATATTACCTACCTACGAACGGAAGAAGGTTGGTTATATCTGGCTGTAGTGATAGACCTATATAGTCGGCTGGTTATTGGTTGGGCGATGTCAGAAACGATGACGGCTACATTGGTCTGTGACGCCCTTCAAATGGCTTTATGGCGACGTAAGAAACCTACGAATGTTATCGTGCATACAGACAGGGGAAGCCAGTATTGCTCTAAAGATTATCAATCTTTAATTACAGCGTATGATCTGCGGTGCAGCATGAGCGCCAAAGGTAATTGCTATGATAACGCTTGTGCAGAAACATTCTTCCACTCACTTAAAGTAGAAGCAATCCATGGTAACCGCTTTCCTACAAGGCGCCTCATGAGAGAAACCGTATTTGAGTATATAGAGATAGACTACAATCGAAATCGCCTACACAGCGCCAATGGCTATCTCAGCCCTGAGGCGTTTGAGGAACAACTAGTCGCTTAG
- a CDS encoding IS3 family transposase produces MRYAFMQKHRHEFSIKVMAKVLGVSRSGFYDWVSRLANQSKHQQYRIELDSLVQQRFIVSKERSGAPRLTKELAGEGSKYNQKTIAASMRRQGLRAKAARRYKATTYSKHGLPVAPNLLEQNFTAEAPNQKCDPTHQRRTLS; encoded by the coding sequence ATGAGGTACGCCTTTATGCAAAAGCACCGGCATGAGTTCAGCATCAAAGTGATGGCCAAGGTGTTGGGCGTATCTCGCAGTGGGTTTTACGACTGGGTGTCAAGATTGGCCAACCAATCCAAGCACCAGCAGTACCGAATAGAGCTTGATAGCTTGGTACAGCAGCGTTTTATAGTCAGTAAAGAACGTAGTGGCGCCCCTCGCCTAACGAAGGAGTTGGCTGGTGAGGGGAGTAAATATAATCAAAAAACAATTGCTGCCAGCATGCGTCGACAGGGCCTACGGGCTAAAGCAGCCAGGAGATATAAAGCCACAACCTACTCAAAACATGGTCTGCCAGTAGCACCAAACCTGCTTGAGCAGAACTTCACTGCTGAAGCGCCGAATCAGAAATGTGATCCTACCCACCAACGACGGACACTCTCTTAA
- a CDS encoding RNA methyltransferase, which yields MELEKSEARKRADEIKPHRCKNLIAVLECPIDMKNIGTVIRNVNALGVEKTYIVDPRNSLPDDWQEMRERKSLSKPSVSAIKWSFVKRFDSTEVCLAHLANNRFTSIVTSPHVKGKDNFILHEADYTQPKLAVWFGNESRGISDLAVENSDFCVSIPMFGMIESLNLGTTSGIVLYEITKQRRKHQEKYKRASRGT from the coding sequence ATGGAACTAGAGAAAAGTGAAGCTCGAAAGAGAGCTGATGAAATTAAGCCTCACCGCTGTAAGAATCTAATTGCTGTTCTCGAATGCCCAATAGATATGAAAAATATTGGCACAGTTATTAGAAACGTCAATGCTTTAGGTGTAGAGAAAACATATATCGTTGATCCGCGTAACTCACTGCCTGATGATTGGCAGGAAATGAGAGAGAGAAAATCACTTTCAAAACCGTCTGTGTCTGCAATAAAATGGAGTTTTGTAAAGCGATTTGACAGTACAGAGGTGTGCTTAGCCCACTTGGCCAATAATAGGTTCACCTCCATCGTCACCTCTCCTCATGTAAAAGGAAAAGACAACTTTATACTACATGAGGCCGATTATACACAGCCGAAATTGGCCGTATGGTTTGGTAACGAATCTCGAGGTATAAGCGATTTGGCAGTAGAAAACAGTGATTTCTGCGTATCCATTCCAATGTTTGGAATGATTGAAAGCCTGAATCTAGGAACAACTTCTGGAATTGTACTGTATGAAATTACTAAGCAGCGCCGTAAGCATCAGGAAAAATACAAGCGAGCAAGCCGCGGCACCTAA